In Aedes albopictus strain Foshan chromosome 3, AalbF5, whole genome shotgun sequence, the following are encoded in one genomic region:
- the LOC115260993 gene encoding uncharacterized protein LOC115260993, whose protein sequence is MQLDPQELFRCRMKRAYRQRPNQPGGQSSNRKIRFQVAHAIIDSRLVYGLEITSIAINRLIQVLSPVYSSYVRLISGLLPSTPAESSCVEAGLLPFQIFILAALCIKSATFSSKNTSDDRVFLLIEGNRALNTVANMDLPPVAKLHWLGDRSWHSVPPKIDNRIKNSFSAGCNSAALRRSVAELLRVSYPNFAHRFSDGSLSHLGVGIGVSGDIPPVSMSLPPQCSVFSAEAAAAFIAATTPSDRPILVLTDSASVISALQSDTPTHPWIQGILMNAPADTVFTWIPGHCGVPGNEKADRLAGSGHTRERHTDRIPLMDLKRWIKSSCRQYWGNLWSQSRTAFLRKIKDTVEPWTDLSVLKDQRVISRLRTGHTLLSHNMGGGPFRKECEVCHIPATVEHVLCVCPIYEGQRRLHNIAGNIGEVLRDDPDTIKTLFKFLHDCNLYELI, encoded by the exons ATGCAGCTGGACCCGCAAGAATTGTTCCGCTGCCGGATGAAAAGGGCGTACCGTCAGCGTCCGAATCAGCCAGGCGGACA ATCAAGCAATCGGAAAATCCGCTTCCAGGTGGCTCACGCCATCATCGATAGCCGGCTCGTATACGGACTCGAAATTACCAGCATTGCCATCAACAGGTTAATTCAAGTCCTCAGTCCCGTATACAGTTCATATGTTCGACTGATCTCCGGACTGCTACCCTCAACTCCGGCAGAGTCTTCCTGCGTAGAGGCTGGTCTGCTACCGTTCCAGATATTTATCCTCGCAGCTCTTTGCATCAAGAGTGCGACCTTCTCCAGCAAGAACACGAGTGATGACAGAGTCTTTCTTCTCATCGAGGGGAACAGAGCTCTAAACACAGTAGCCAACATGGATCTCCCTCCGGTTGCAAAGCTCCACTGGCTTGGAGACAGGAGTTGGCATTCCGTACCGCCGAAAATTGACAATCGGATAAAAAACAGTTTCTCTGCCGGCTGTAACTCTGCTGCTCTACGAAGGTCGGTCGCTGAACTTTTGCGTGTCTCCTACCCGAACTTTGCTCACCGGTTTTCTGATGGATCGCTCTCCCATCTTGGAGTCGGGATAGGTGTATCAGGGGACATCCCGCCGGTCAGCATGAGTCTTCCCCCACAGTGCTCAGTTTTCTCTGCTGAAGCAGCAGCAGCCTTCATCGCTGCTACCACGCCATCTGACCGCCCGATACTGGTTCTGACCGATTCTGCGAGCGTCATATCGGCGCTTCAATCTGATACACCGACACACCCCTGGATCCAGGGTATACTTATGAACGCTCCAGCTGATACCGTGTTCACGTGGATCCCTGGACACTGCGGTGTTCCgggaaatgaaaaagctgatcGTCTCGCTGGCTCCGGTCACACCCGTGAACGACACACTGACAGAATCCCGCTCATGGATCTTAAACGATGGATCAAATCCAGCTGCCGTCAGTACTGGGGTAACCTATGGAGCCAATCAAGAACTGCTTTCCTGCGGAAAATAAAAGACACGGTTGAACCATGGACTGATTTGTCAGTGCTCAAAGACCAGAGAGTAATCTCTCGATTGCGAACCGGGCACACACTTCTATCACACAACATGGGAGGTGGTCCGTTCCGCAAGGAGTGTGAAGTGTGCCACATCCCAGCCACAGTAGAACATGTCCTttgcgtgtgtcccatctacgagGGCCAACGTCGACTCCACAACATCGCTGGTAATATTGGAGAAGTCCTACGGGACGATCCGGATACCATCAAAACACTGTTCAAGTTTCTCCACGATTGTAACCTGTATGAATTAATTTAA